Proteins from a genomic interval of Streptomyces sp. NBC_01445:
- a CDS encoding ATP-binding protein: protein MGTTRPYSPGDRGPEPEAAGDTGGTPGLSSADVGRAAGHQSRRLNLVGAAGIVPLARDFTREALHAWGWMPAGTADRRAAAEDVLLVVSELVTNACLHAEGPDELRISCDSKVLRIEVSDRGAGQPAPRTPHRAGRPGGHGMFIVQRLCMDWGVVRAAGVPGKTVWAEVGAPA from the coding sequence ATGGGCACCACCCGGCCTTACTCGCCGGGCGACCGCGGCCCGGAGCCGGAAGCCGCCGGTGATACCGGTGGCACGCCAGGTCTGTCCTCCGCCGACGTCGGGCGGGCAGCCGGGCACCAGAGCCGCAGGCTGAACCTGGTCGGGGCGGCCGGCATCGTCCCCCTGGCCCGCGACTTCACCCGTGAGGCGCTGCACGCATGGGGCTGGATGCCGGCGGGCACCGCCGACCGGCGGGCCGCCGCCGAGGACGTCCTGCTCGTCGTCTCCGAGCTGGTCACCAACGCCTGCCTGCACGCCGAGGGCCCCGACGAGCTGCGCATCTCCTGCGACAGCAAGGTGCTGCGCATCGAGGTCTCCGACCGGGGAGCCGGGCAGCCCGCGCCCCGGACCCCGCACCGCGCCGGACGCCCCGGCGGGCACGGGATGTTCATCGTGCAGCGCCTGTGCATGGACTGGGGCGTCGTCAGGGCCGCAGGCGTCCCCGGTAAGACCGTCTGGGCCGAAGTCGGGGCACCCGCCTGA
- a CDS encoding STAS domain-containing protein gives MDRGTVGSAHRGRLLVEVREEGASAVVTPVGELDHHTADLLREPLESCLTAGFSRLVIDCSRLEFCDSTGLNVLLGARLKAEAAGGGVHLAGMLPVVARVFEITGAEAVFTVHESLDAALGD, from the coding sequence ATGGACCGCGGGACAGTCGGCAGCGCGCATCGGGGCCGGCTTCTGGTCGAGGTGCGGGAAGAGGGCGCCAGCGCCGTCGTGACTCCGGTGGGTGAGCTGGATCACCACACCGCAGATCTGTTGCGAGAACCCCTGGAGAGCTGCCTCACGGCCGGATTCTCACGGCTGGTGATCGACTGCTCACGGCTGGAGTTCTGTGATTCGACCGGGCTCAATGTGCTGCTCGGCGCCCGCCTCAAGGCGGAAGCCGCCGGCGGCGGAGTCCATCTGGCCGGGATGCTGCCCGTGGTGGCCCGGGTCTTCGAGATCACCGGTGCGGAGGCCGTCTTCACCGTCCATGAGTCGCTGGACGCGGCTCTCGGCGACTGA